One Novipirellula galeiformis genomic window, CCCCTTGTGAGGTGAGCGTTTATGGGGTGTCGGTGAGCGAGAGGTGCAAAACGGGCGCAGCGAACCAGCGTTCGATTTTGCGGTCACGATGCGCCACTGATGCGATGCGCCCCATGAAACACGCCCCATGAAACACGGGCGATGTAACGCGATGCGTTGCCTAGTGTGTGCAACCCGAGGGGGACCGTTACGACCATCCGTCAGGGGAGTCCAGACGGCATTGCCAGATCCAACGGCCCTGATCTAACGGCATCGTCGCATGTGGGTTTTGATGGTACATTGCCACCGTCAATCCGATCCGCACTAGCGCGTGGAGGTTGGCGAGAAGGGTGCAGGGGATTTCGTAGAGCAGGGTGAGACCGACGTCAAAAAAAGCCTCGTTGACGCGGATTAGCGTTGACGGCAATCAGCGTGCTCCGCTGATCCATCCCGATTTCATTTACAGACAAGTGTCCGAATTCACGAACCAAGTTTGAGTATGATTGAATCAACAGTGCACGACGGTGAAGGTCGTGATCCAAAGGTGCCCGTTCGTGACGCTTCCACGCTAATGCCCAAGCAACCGATTGACCGTCTGGTTCGTCCGGTTGCTCATTTTCTACATATCGAAGCCACCAGCGGCATCGTGCTGATGATTTGTACGGTGGTCGCAATCGGTTTGGCGAATTCGCCTTGGGCGGACTCTTATTTGAGCGTTTGGAAGACGGAGGTGGGCTTCTCGTTCGGATCCTGGGAGTTCCAACATTCGCTGCGTCACATCATCAACGACGGCTTGATGGCACTCTTCTTTTTCGTGATCGGATTAGAAGTCAAACGCGAACTCGTGCATGGCGCTTTGGCCGATATTCGCAGTGCGATACTGCCAATTGCAGCGGCGTTGGGTGGGATGGTGGTCCCGGCGGGCATTTATTTGGCACTGCAATACGATCAACCGGCCGCGCGTGGTTGGGGGATTCCGATGGCAACGGATATTGCGTTTGTGGTCGGCTGTTTAGCGTTGTTGGGTTCGCGGGTCCCGAATAGCTTGCGTGTGTTATTGCTATCGCTTGCGATTGTTGATGACATCGGAGCCATTATCGTGATTGCGATTGGATATACAAACGATTTGGATCTTCGGTTCTTGATGCTCGCGGGTGTCGGTATTGGGATCGTTCATTTCTTTTCGCGGGTTGGTATTCGCCGGTTTCCTCCGTACATCGTCGCGGGTTTGGTTGCTTGGTTTGCGTTCCACGAGTCGGGCGTTCATGCAACCTTGGCTGGGGTCATTTTGGGATTGATGACTCCCGCTAAAGCAACGATTGTGCCGAGCCATTTTTATGAGTACTTGAACAGCACAAGCGAGTCGTTTGGAGGCGGAGATTGGACGTCATTCAAGGGCCGGGCTGCAAAGGTACGCGAGGTTCAACGTTTGACGCGTGAGACGGTTTCGCCACTGGAGTACCTCGAAACGACGCTCCACCCGTGGAGCAGTTTTCTGATCATTCCCGTCTTTGCACTGGCCAATGCCGGCGTGCCGTTTGAATTGGCAAATGTCAGTGACCCGGTCGCCATCGCGGTGGTTTTAGGATTGCTGGTCGGCAAACCGGTCGGAGTGCTGTTGTTCAGCGCGGTGACGGTTTGGTTGGGATGGGCCAAAATGCCCGAGCGACTGACTTGGCGAATTTTGACGGCAGGCAGCTTTTTGGCGGGCATCGGATTCACCATGGCGTTGTTCATTGACGGTTTGGCGTTCGGTGACGAAGGTTTCGATACGGCCAAGACCGGCGTCTTGATAGGATCAGGTCTCAGCGCCGTGTGCGGTATGGTGCTGTTGCTGGTGATGCTTCCCAAAGCGGGCGTCTCTCGTTCCGAGGCGAGCTAGAGGTCGCTTGGGGTCGCCGGAATTTGAGTGCCCGCGACCCGCCGTGGTCGAAACGAGCTCGTTGTGTTGGCTTAGCCATGCCGACGATAGTGCCCTAGGGAGTGTTTTTCTACGCCTGGTTTGATGTCGCAGGATTCCCCAGCGACGCGCTGCGGTGGATTGCGCTGCGGTCAATTGGCACGCGCCAGCGATTGCCTCGCTGGCCGTTTGGCTCAGCAAAGGCGGGCCGAAGCCGGCGGGGTGTCGTGATCGACGCGCCAGCCTGTTTGGCGGACGAACGAGTGGAAAAGTCGCTGCGGTTTACGTATGCTGTAGCGCAGAGGGGCGAGCATGACTTCGGCTCTCGACAAGTGTCCCGCCGTCACCCTGTCCTTTGTTTCCGTGTTTACTAGCCTTCGGTTGGTCCGGATTTTCTTTGCGTCTTCGTTGTTTCCGTCTGCACGTCGTTGGGCGGTGCGATTAGAAGACGCTGTATCGAGAGCCATGGACCGTTAGCAAACTCGTTCGTCTTCGGGAATCGTCTTCGGGAACGAACGATGTTGTCACGCGCATCGAGCGGCCACTTGTGAATTCTAAATGGACACCGTGATCCTTCCTTCACCCTGCAAGAGATACCATCCATGCGATTGACCCTGCTCATTTCCGTTTTTACCGTCGGTTGTCAGCTTGGCCTGTTTGCCATCGAAGCAATCGCCAACGAAGCCATTATCGACGCCAGCAAGTTTTCCACGCTTCAGGAAGCTGCCGATGCCGTTCCTGCATCGGGAGGAGTGCTGCAGATCCCACCGGGGACGCATGAGATTAGCGAGCCGCTGGTGATCAAAACGGGTGACACACGCATCGTTGGGGTCGGCGCCGCGTCGCACATCGTCAATAAGAATACCGAGGGAAAGCCTGCGATTTTGATCCAAAACCCTGCCTATTCGGGTAAAGTCACGCCTTCGAAAGAGCGTTTGTGGCGAGTCAGCGTCGCCGACTTACGCGTTACCGGAAATGAGAAAAGCGGTGCGGGAATTGAGGCTCGCTATATCGAAGAGATCATGGTTCATGGCGTGACAAGCAGTTACCACGGTGGCGACGGGTTGCATTTGTATTTCTGTTACGAAGACCCTCGTGTGAGCGATAATTTGTTCACCTACAACAAAAATTGCGGTGTCTACATCGAGGGCGGACACGACATCATCGTTTCAGCCAATCATTTCGAGGAAAACCAGGACGGAGTCCAGTGTATTGATGCCTACAATTTGACGATGACGGGGAATAATCTCGATGACCATTTAGGCAATGGCGTTGTCATCGAGAACACCTATGGATCGGTGATCACGGGAAACATGATCGAAGAATGCCAAGGTTGGGCAATGGTGCTGGACCGCGATTGTTATGGCATTACGCTCTCGGCCAACGTGATCGCGCACGATTTCGCCGGAGGCATTGATCTGCGCGACGCGCATGGTTGTGCGATTTCAGCCAATACCTTCACGATCGTCAAAAATGCGGCCGTCGCGGTACGAAGTCACTCCGCGAGCATCACGATCAGCGCTAATAATTTTTGCGACACCTGGATCGGAAACGACGCCGAGGGTAAGCCGTTGCAACGACGAAAAAACAAGCCGACCAAGTTGGAAGCGAACCCCAACGAAGCGACTGGGATTCTATTGGAAAATTGCAAGTCCGTGGTGATCTCAGGCAACTTGTTTTCGCGACTCAGCAGCGAAGCGGTGACTCAAGTGGGTGAGTGTAAAAAAATCCTGCTCAACGGCAACGGCATGTTCACGGATGAGTGAGCGGTTGTCATCAGAACGGTCGACGAAGAAACGCTGGCAGGTTAGTGCGCGATGCGGTCTGCGTAGGAGAGCTCACGCGGACCGGTGAACTCGCTTGGTCCTGCCCTTTTAGGGTGACAGCGTTAAACGGGGGCACACCCGCGATTGACTCTTAAGCGGGTAAATCATTCAGTTTGAGTTTGAGTTCCTCCGCTAATCGCTCAGCCGCTTCGACAAGCTGAGCGTGGACTGGTTCGATGTCGTGTTGATCGGTCGAGTGCCCTTGATCTTCGAGTTGTTGAGCCGATTGGACGACCGTGGGAGCGCCGAAATATCCAGCGGCACTTTTCAGCGTGTGGGCCGCACGCGAGAGTGCATCGGCATCGCCGGAGTCCAGTGCCGCTTGGATTTTGCCGAGCAGTTGTTGTGATTCTGCCAAGTAAACATTCGCCAGCTCGCGGGCCATTTCCTCGCTATCACTGGTTTGTTTGAGCGTCCATGCCCAATCGAGTTGCGATCCATCGTCGGCTGGCGACGGCGGGGCTGGCGACGGCGGGGCTGGCGACGGCGGGGATGGCGACGGCGGGGATGGCGAAGCGGTGGGCGTGGAACGAGAGGTTGGCGGCGTGTCGATCGCGGAGCTCGATTTGCTGCACGAGTCCTCCGGGGTGCTCCGAGCGAGGACGCGTTGTAGCTCCAGCGAGTCAAAGGGTTTGGAGATATAGTCATCCATCCCAGCGGCGAGGCATCGCTCGCGGTCTCCTTTCATTGCGTTGGCGGTCATCGCGACGATGATGGTGTGTCGGCCGTCCTTCGCTTCCCGTTTTCGGATGGCCGCGGTTGCTTCGATCCCGTTCATCTCGGGCATCTGGATGTCCATCAAAATCAAGTCAAAGGCTTCGCGTCTCGCTGCTTCCACAGCTTCGCGTCCGTTATTCGCAATCACCACCTCGTGTCCCCATTTTTTTAGAAATCCGGTGGCGACGCGCTGATTGACCACGCCGTCTTCGGCCAGCAGGACCTTGCATTGGAACACGGGACGTTGCGTCGCAGTGGAGCTCTGCGGCGCTGCGTTGGTCGAGTCTGGTTCGGTCACGCCCATCACGTCGAGCACGACGCTGAGTAATTCTGACGCCATCACCGGCTTGGTCATGAATCGCACAATCCCGGCCTGTTGCAATCGTTTCGGCTCCATCCCGCTGGCCGACGACGATAACATCACAATTTTGATCGGCGACTTGGCATGCAGACGCGATAACTTCTCAGCGAACTGGATTCCGTCCTGGGTCGGCATGTGATAATCCAATAGGATCAAGCGAAATGGTTCGCCAGCTCGATCCGCGGCACGAAACTTCTGCAGCGCTTGTTCGCCGTCGGATGCCAGTTCCGCGTCCAGCTTCCAATGAGCGAGCATCTCCTTCAAGATTCGCCGGTTAGTGGGGTTGTCGTCAACGACAAGCACGCGAGTGCCCGCAAGCCGTGACAACTCGGCGGGGCGACGTGGTGTTTGATCGGCTGCGATATCGAATTGAACTAAAAAGTGAAATGTGGTACCCACGCCGGGAGTGCTTTGTAGCCACACTTGTCCTCCCATCATCTCAATCAACCGTCGCGAGATCGTCAAACCCAAGCCGGTGCCACCGAAGCGTCGAGTCGTCGAGGAATCGACTTGCGAAAATGCATCAAACACCTTTTTCTGTTTTTCATACGGGATGCCAATTCCGGTATCCCGCACCGTGACGTGCAGTGAGGCGGTTTCGGTTGTCACATCTTCGCCGCTAACGTTAACAACCACCTCGCCCGCTTCGGTGAACTTGAGTGAGTTGCCAACAAAGTTCACGATGATTTGCCGCAAGCGTCCCGGGTCACCGACGAGTCGGAAAGGGATCGCGGGATCGATTCGGGCCGCTAACTCGATCCCCTTCTCTTCGGACTTCAACAGGAACAACTTCATCGCCTCGCCAACACAATCGCGCAAGTCGAATTCAATCTGCTCCAATTCCAAACGGTCG contains:
- the nhaA gene encoding Na+/H+ antiporter NhaA, whose product is MPKQPIDRLVRPVAHFLHIEATSGIVLMICTVVAIGLANSPWADSYLSVWKTEVGFSFGSWEFQHSLRHIINDGLMALFFFVIGLEVKRELVHGALADIRSAILPIAAALGGMVVPAGIYLALQYDQPAARGWGIPMATDIAFVVGCLALLGSRVPNSLRVLLLSLAIVDDIGAIIVIAIGYTNDLDLRFLMLAGVGIGIVHFFSRVGIRRFPPYIVAGLVAWFAFHESGVHATLAGVILGLMTPAKATIVPSHFYEYLNSTSESFGGGDWTSFKGRAAKVREVQRLTRETVSPLEYLETTLHPWSSFLIIPVFALANAGVPFELANVSDPVAIAVVLGLLVGKPVGVLLFSAVTVWLGWAKMPERLTWRILTAGSFLAGIGFTMALFIDGLAFGDEGFDTAKTGVLIGSGLSAVCGMVLLLVMLPKAGVSRSEAS
- a CDS encoding right-handed parallel beta-helix repeat-containing protein, encoding MRLTLLISVFTVGCQLGLFAIEAIANEAIIDASKFSTLQEAADAVPASGGVLQIPPGTHEISEPLVIKTGDTRIVGVGAASHIVNKNTEGKPAILIQNPAYSGKVTPSKERLWRVSVADLRVTGNEKSGAGIEARYIEEIMVHGVTSSYHGGDGLHLYFCYEDPRVSDNLFTYNKNCGVYIEGGHDIIVSANHFEENQDGVQCIDAYNLTMTGNNLDDHLGNGVVIENTYGSVITGNMIEECQGWAMVLDRDCYGITLSANVIAHDFAGGIDLRDAHGCAISANTFTIVKNAAVAVRSHSASITISANNFCDTWIGNDAEGKPLQRRKNKPTKLEANPNEATGILLENCKSVVISGNLFSRLSSEAVTQVGECKKILLNGNGMFTDE
- a CDS encoding response regulator; this translates as MGKFHDPKLIARFHRASRVASVAVITISLLVLIGWTLDLEPLKTVLPGKVAMNPGGTAIGFLLCGTALWLSQRPGGLKASISVSQRWAIALATLAALLALGRILGYNQDFDWGPDRWLFPTKLDAYEIPNRMAPNTALNLLLCGLAIVFTNLLGRWRHHVTEGLTLSAAFVSLLAIVGYAYSSVSLIGIKAYIPMALNTAVSFAILCIGILCVRPTEGLMSIVTARGAGGLMARRMLPAAIFTPAVIGWLCWWSQAQGWFDQLMGLSLFVLTNIVVFGALIWWNAASLNRTDAALQEARIESESANRAKSEFLANMSHEIRTPMNGIIGMAELLSDTKLGQEQQEFLGLIRQSADSLLRLLNDILDFSKIEADRLELEQIEFDLRDCVGEAMKLFLLKSEEKGIELAARIDPAIPFRLVGDPGRLRQIIVNFVGNSLKFTEAGEVVVNVSGEDVTTETASLHVTVRDTGIGIPYEKQKKVFDAFSQVDSSTTRRFGGTGLGLTISRRLIEMMGGQVWLQSTPGVGTTFHFLVQFDIAADQTPRRPAELSRLAGTRVLVVDDNPTNRRILKEMLAHWKLDAELASDGEQALQKFRAADRAGEPFRLILLDYHMPTQDGIQFAEKLSRLHAKSPIKIVMLSSSASGMEPKRLQQAGIVRFMTKPVMASELLSVVLDVMGVTEPDSTNAAPQSSTATQRPVFQCKVLLAEDGVVNQRVATGFLKKWGHEVVIANNGREAVEAARREAFDLILMDIQMPEMNGIEATAAIRKREAKDGRHTIIVAMTANAMKGDRERCLAAGMDDYISKPFDSLELQRVLARSTPEDSCSKSSSAIDTPPTSRSTPTASPSPPSPSPPSPAPPSPAPPSPADDGSQLDWAWTLKQTSDSEEMARELANVYLAESQQLLGKIQAALDSGDADALSRAAHTLKSAAGYFGAPTVVQSAQQLEDQGHSTDQHDIEPVHAQLVEAAERLAEELKLKLNDLPA